The Blastocatellia bacterium genome includes a window with the following:
- a CDS encoding TldD/PmbA family protein: protein MRFELMKEAAQELAEEAVRRGASAAEVVMSRRKEFAVSVRLGEVEKIKESVDHGLGLRVLIAGQQASVSCSDFSREAVLGLLDEAIELARAASVDESAGLPEAGDFARQWPDLDIYDEAVEQLTTEEKIEMALAAERAAQASSERIVNFDGGGLETARSTVVLANSLGFAGEYEGTLISLSTVPVAVDDQGRMQRDYWYDARRRLKDMAEPEAIGRVAAQRTLRKLNGRSVPTQRVPVVFDPSMAASLLGSIFEAVSGESIFRRASFLAGQLGEEVASPQLTVVDDGRMKGGLGSRPFDGEGLPTRRTALIRQGRLESYLLNSYTARKLGLQSTGNAARGLVGAPTVDAGNLYVEAGAHSPAEIIKSVGRGFYLTEMIGHGVNIVTGDYSRSAGGLWIEDGELTFAVQGVTVAGNLKEMLRGIEMIGNDLDFRGSVAAPTLLIDRMTISA, encoded by the coding sequence ATGCGATTCGAGTTGATGAAAGAGGCGGCGCAGGAGCTGGCCGAAGAAGCGGTCAGGCGCGGCGCCAGCGCCGCCGAAGTGGTGATGAGTCGCCGCAAAGAGTTTGCGGTCAGTGTTCGCCTCGGCGAAGTCGAAAAGATCAAGGAATCAGTAGATCATGGCCTGGGCCTGAGAGTCCTCATCGCTGGACAGCAGGCTTCGGTGTCTTGCTCGGATTTTTCCAGAGAAGCCGTGTTGGGGCTGCTCGATGAAGCCATCGAGCTGGCGCGGGCGGCGTCCGTGGACGAGAGCGCGGGATTGCCTGAAGCCGGCGATTTTGCGCGCCAATGGCCCGACCTGGATATCTACGATGAAGCGGTCGAGCAATTAACCACCGAAGAGAAGATCGAGATGGCGCTTGCGGCCGAGCGCGCGGCGCAAGCCTCTAGCGAGCGCATCGTCAACTTCGACGGCGGCGGCCTGGAGACGGCGCGCAGCACGGTGGTGCTGGCCAATTCGCTCGGTTTTGCGGGCGAATACGAGGGGACGTTGATCAGCCTGTCGACGGTGCCGGTGGCGGTTGACGACCAGGGGCGAATGCAGAGGGATTACTGGTACGACGCGCGGCGGCGGCTCAAAGACATGGCCGAGCCCGAAGCGATTGGCCGCGTCGCCGCGCAGCGGACCTTACGCAAATTGAATGGCCGCAGCGTACCGACGCAGAGGGTGCCTGTGGTCTTCGACCCCAGCATGGCGGCGAGCCTGCTGGGGAGTATTTTCGAGGCGGTTTCAGGCGAATCGATCTTCCGCCGGGCGAGCTTTCTGGCCGGCCAGCTCGGCGAAGAGGTGGCCAGCCCGCAATTGACGGTCGTTGATGATGGAAGAATGAAGGGCGGGCTCGGCTCAAGACCCTTCGATGGCGAGGGGCTGCCGACGCGGCGCACGGCGTTGATCCGACAGGGGCGATTGGAGTCTTACTTACTGAACAGCTATACGGCGCGTAAGCTGGGGCTGCAATCAACCGGCAATGCGGCAAGGGGACTGGTCGGGGCGCCAACGGTGGATGCCGGCAACCTCTATGTCGAAGCCGGCGCCCACAGCCCCGCGGAGATCATTAAGTCGGTTGGCCGCGGGTTCTACCTGACAGAGATGATCGGCCATGGCGTCAACATCGTCACCGGCGATTATTCACGTTCGGCGGGCGGATTGTGGATCGAAGACGGCGAGCTGACTTTCGCGGTCCAGGGGGTGACGGTCGCGGGCAATCTTAAAGAGATGCTACGCGGCATCGAGATGATCGGTAACGACCTGGACTTTCGCGGCAGTGTCGCCGCGCCGACGCTGTTAATTGACCGGATGACGATCAGCGCCTGA
- a CDS encoding translocation protein TolB, with protein MQTRPPIAIAILLALTLLATTSSYGQQEVPPQQETLRNQLGNIIVTPGNGPNLALADFVARAAGTEAAAATFNEVLKNDLDFAAVAGIVGKSLNPKSLVPDPASLKFEEWSADPTKADYVAFGNLQSAGGLSADCYLYDVKTRQQLIASRHSGDVRRIAHEFADEIVKLLTGRDGIATSKLAYVGGEAIRAADYDGFNARTVATDGPILRFPQFSPDGRYLAYVSYKSGVPNIVVRTADGGLVGGTHFNATTTSPAISPNGQLAFSSAISNDGSMEIYVSNLDGSNPRRLTRTAKGINISPRWNPKTGREIAYISSRGGSPQVYVMDASGANQRPLISRGGHADSPSWSPDGRYIAFTYGGAGSFQIFIADVASGQLLQLTSQGRNESPTWAPDSRHLAYQSNRTGRWEVWQMHVDGSNQRQVSHGGGRLPTWAK; from the coding sequence ATGCAAACTCGACCCCCCATCGCCATCGCCATCCTGCTCGCGCTCACACTGCTCGCGACCACTTCGAGCTATGGCCAGCAGGAAGTCCCGCCGCAGCAGGAGACGCTGCGCAATCAACTCGGCAACATCATCGTCACACCGGGCAATGGCCCGAACCTGGCGCTCGCAGACTTCGTCGCCCGCGCTGCCGGCACAGAGGCCGCGGCGGCGACCTTTAACGAAGTCCTCAAGAACGACCTGGACTTCGCCGCCGTCGCCGGCATCGTCGGCAAGAGCCTCAACCCGAAGTCGCTGGTGCCCGACCCGGCCTCGCTCAAGTTTGAAGAGTGGTCGGCTGATCCGACAAAAGCCGATTATGTCGCCTTCGGCAATCTACAGAGCGCCGGTGGCCTGTCCGCCGATTGTTATCTCTACGACGTCAAGACACGGCAACAGCTCATCGCTTCGCGCCACAGCGGCGACGTGCGCCGCATCGCCCACGAATTTGCCGACGAGATCGTCAAGCTGCTCACGGGCCGCGACGGCATCGCCACCTCGAAGCTTGCCTACGTCGGCGGCGAGGCGATCCGCGCCGCGGATTACGACGGCTTCAATGCCCGCACCGTCGCGACCGACGGCCCGATATTGCGCTTCCCGCAATTCTCACCCGACGGGCGCTATCTCGCCTATGTCAGTTATAAGAGCGGCGTGCCCAACATCGTCGTGCGGACGGCGGACGGCGGCCTGGTCGGCGGCACGCACTTCAACGCGACGACCACATCGCCGGCCATCTCGCCGAACGGCCAACTCGCTTTCAGCTCGGCCATCAGCAACGACGGCTCGATGGAGATTTACGTTTCAAACCTCGATGGCTCGAACCCGCGGCGCTTGACGCGCACGGCTAAAGGCATCAACATCTCGCCGCGCTGGAACCCCAAGACCGGGCGCGAGATCGCTTACATTTCCAGCCGCGGCGGCTCGCCGCAGGTCTACGTCATGGACGCCAGCGGCGCCAATCAGCGCCCGCTGATTTCTCGCGGCGGCCATGCCGATTCGCCGTCGTGGTCGCCCGATGGCCGCTACATCGCTTTCACCTACGGCGGCGCCGGCAGCTTTCAGATATTCATTGCGGATGTCGCATCGGGGCAACTTTTGCAACTGACCTCGCAAGGCCGCAACGAAAGCCCCACCTGGGCGCCCGACAGTCGCCACCTGGCTTATCAGTCGAACCGCACAGGTCGCTGGGAAGTTTGGCAGATGCACGTTGACGGCAGCAATCAGCGGCAGGTGAGCCACGGCGGTGGCCGCCTGCCTACCTGGGCAAAGTAA
- a CDS encoding biopolymer transporter ExbD, producing the protein MAFTDNRGRTQTSLSEINVTPLVDVMLVLLVIFMVTAPILQTGIDVNLPKTRESRAEQPKLKSVVVSIDKDGNIYLSTQSEAKQVNVNDLPALLTEKLGEAGERKVYVRADGDTAYRIVAYVLDLAKQAGAEVSLVTEPTVKKK; encoded by the coding sequence ATGGCTTTTACTGACAATCGAGGACGCACGCAGACATCGCTCTCCGAGATTAACGTCACGCCCCTGGTTGACGTGATGCTCGTGCTGTTGGTGATCTTCATGGTCACCGCGCCGATTCTGCAAACCGGCATCGACGTCAACCTGCCGAAAACCCGCGAGAGCCGCGCCGAACAGCCGAAGCTCAAATCGGTCGTCGTCAGCATTGATAAAGACGGCAACATCTACCTCAGCACCCAAAGCGAAGCCAAGCAAGTCAACGTCAACGACCTGCCGGCGCTTCTCACGGAAAAGCTCGGCGAGGCCGGCGAGCGCAAAGTCTATGTCCGCGCCGATGGCGACACCGCCTATCGCATCGTCGCTTACGTCCTGGACCTCGCCAAACAAGCCGGCGCCGAAGTGAGTCTGGTCACAGAGCCGACGGTGAAGAAGAAGTGA
- a CDS encoding pitrilysin family protein, producing MGSLVLSLFVSGSLRAAEKPSGQGSQPAQSSPFVLPIAKRDSLLNGLQLIVIEQPGSGSVTLRMRINSGGLFDLAGKAGLADITAGMLLRGGGGLAAKNVSETVEQLGLTVRVTVGWDNTDIVISGPPNDLDGMFDLLSRLLVAPAFDQKELDALKAQRVNAVKEEAADRNEWLRRKALEAVYGSHPYGRPLAGTAESLAQIGRADLLNFYSRFYIANNAQLLVEGDAAAEQVTRLARARLGAWKKGDVVPPNFRRSEAAGANRVLLADRPEAAEGHALMTLTGVSRRAADYFAAMMAVDIFNQLLAQANLGATAKAEARVLAGPLIVEVNGPADKLIENVKSVTQLMARLQAAPPSLEQVEAAKSRMIAAMGERLRNNAALGDVILDIESYGLGRDYLLRYAERVNAVTAADIQAAAREYLKPAGLVVAISGPAARLEADAKQLGTVTLLR from the coding sequence GTGGGGTCGTTGGTTCTCAGTCTGTTCGTATCCGGCTCATTGCGAGCCGCAGAGAAGCCTTCAGGGCAGGGGAGTCAGCCCGCGCAGTCATCGCCATTCGTCCTCCCGATTGCCAAACGGGATTCCTTGCTCAACGGGCTTCAATTGATCGTTATTGAGCAGCCCGGCAGCGGCAGTGTGACCTTGCGCATGCGAATTAACAGCGGCGGCCTGTTCGATCTGGCCGGAAAGGCCGGGCTCGCAGACATTACGGCGGGAATGTTGCTGCGCGGCGGCGGCGGCCTGGCGGCGAAAAACGTCAGCGAGACGGTCGAGCAGCTCGGCCTCACCGTCAGGGTGACGGTCGGCTGGGATAACACGGATATTGTAATCAGCGGCCCGCCCAATGACCTCGACGGCATGTTCGACCTGTTAAGTCGCTTGCTGGTCGCGCCGGCGTTCGATCAAAAAGAGCTTGATGCCTTGAAGGCTCAGCGTGTCAATGCGGTCAAGGAGGAAGCGGCTGATCGAAACGAATGGCTGCGGCGCAAGGCGCTCGAAGCGGTTTATGGCAGCCACCCGTATGGGCGACCGCTTGCCGGCACCGCCGAGTCGCTGGCGCAGATCGGGCGGGCTGACCTGCTCAACTTCTACTCGCGCTTTTACATCGCCAACAACGCCCAGCTGCTGGTCGAAGGCGATGCCGCCGCCGAACAGGTGACGCGGCTGGCGCGCGCACGTCTTGGGGCCTGGAAGAAGGGCGATGTGGTGCCGCCGAATTTTCGCCGCTCGGAAGCGGCGGGCGCGAATCGCGTCCTGCTGGCTGATCGCCCGGAAGCCGCCGAAGGCCATGCGTTAATGACATTGACGGGCGTATCGCGCCGCGCCGCGGATTACTTCGCCGCGATGATGGCGGTTGACATCTTCAATCAGCTTCTGGCGCAGGCCAACCTCGGCGCCACGGCGAAGGCAGAGGCCCGCGTGCTCGCAGGGCCGCTGATCGTCGAAGTCAATGGGCCTGCCGACAAGCTGATTGAAAACGTTAAAAGCGTGACCCAACTGATGGCGCGCCTGCAAGCGGCGCCGCCGTCGCTCGAACAGGTTGAGGCGGCGAAGTCTCGAATGATCGCGGCGATGGGCGAGCGCCTGCGCAACAACGCCGCGCTCGGTGACGTCATTCTCGACATCGAAAGCTACGGGCTGGGGCGCGACTATCTACTGCGTTACGCCGAGAGGGTTAATGCGGTGACGGCGGCTGACATCCAGGCGGCGGCGCGCGAATACCTCAAGCCAGCCGGTCTGGTCGTCGCCATCAGTGGCCCTGCGGCGCGCCTCGAGGCCGATGCGAAGCAACTCGGCACGGTGACGTTGCTGCGTTGA
- the ubiE gene encoding bifunctional demethylmenaquinone methyltransferase/2-methoxy-6-polyprenyl-1,4-benzoquinol methylase UbiE — translation MTPSQPSKPEASGKAARVRQMFAEIAPRYDLLNHALSLNIDKRWRRSVVRRVADRLEGPRSVALDLCCGTGDLALELGRLAETCGVDFCHPMLRISLRKVKSSARTVSIIEADALNVPFADASFDVVTIGFGLRNLESVEGGLQEIFRLLKPGGRAAVLECSRPVVPVFRQLFQFYFLKILPRIGNAVSGSSFAYQYLPESVQQFPDQQRLAAMMRAVGFSGVNYYNLFGGVAAVHLGDKP, via the coding sequence ATGACTCCATCTCAACCTTCCAAACCAGAGGCGTCGGGCAAGGCGGCGCGTGTCCGACAGATGTTCGCAGAGATTGCGCCGCGCTACGATCTCCTCAATCACGCGCTCTCGCTGAATATCGATAAACGCTGGCGGCGGTCCGTGGTCAGGCGTGTGGCCGACCGCTTAGAGGGCCCGCGGTCGGTAGCCCTCGACCTCTGTTGTGGCACGGGTGACCTGGCGCTAGAGCTCGGGCGACTGGCGGAGACCTGCGGGGTTGATTTCTGCCACCCGATGTTGCGGATCAGTCTGCGAAAGGTGAAATCATCGGCGCGAACCGTTTCGATCATCGAAGCCGATGCGCTAAATGTGCCGTTTGCCGATGCGTCTTTCGATGTGGTGACAATCGGCTTCGGCCTGAGGAATCTGGAGAGCGTCGAAGGCGGCTTGCAAGAAATCTTCCGCCTGCTCAAACCGGGCGGGCGGGCGGCGGTCTTAGAATGCTCGCGGCCTGTGGTGCCAGTCTTCCGACAGCTCTTCCAATTCTACTTCTTGAAAATTCTGCCGCGCATCGGCAACGCCGTCAGCGGCTCGTCATTCGCCTATCAATACCTTCCGGAATCGGTGCAGCAATTTCCCGATCAGCAGCGGCTGGCGGCGATGATGCGTGCGGTTGGTTTTTCGGGCGTCAACTATTACAATCTTTTTGGTGGCGTTGCCGCGGTTCATCTGGGCGACAAACCCTAG
- a CDS encoding extracellular solute-binding protein, translated as MGQSNRQRRLPRPLSLVTGLTYLFLYAPILVLVGLSFNSSRFSTVWRGFTWKWYQLAWQDAGLIAALRMSLIVGLITTLLATIIGSAAALALARYRVRLRRATEALAVLPVIIPEIVIGFSTAALFGAIGWAFGVSTIVAAHVAFSISYVIFIVRARAAGLDATLEEAAMDLGATPWQTFTKVTLPLLLPAIVSAALLVFTLSLDDFVITSFVAGPGAATLPLKIYSMVKTGVTPEINAISTVLLAVTVLLVVISDRLAAGRKTRWTVASGAVAALLLVVFALGGQGHNARGGELNIYIWSNYLPDNVIAEFERRYDAKINVELYDSNEALLAKLQSGGATFDIVVPSDYMVTILKGQGLIEEIDRDPLTNFSNLDPQFVGLAYDPANQFSIPYMWGTTGIAYRKDKVAGPIESWSALWDAGYKDRLAMLDDVRETFGAALKSMGKSLNDTEPQDLAAAADLLIRQKPLLKAYDSGGFDQLLLSGDVWVAQAYSGQIAKAMAENSNIGYVIPKEGCTMFVDNLCIPRAAKNRALAAAFINFVMEAKTAADIANGTGYSSPNLAARAYIRPELLTNEAAYPPRESLGRCELIQEIGAAITTFDRYWTEIKSR; from the coding sequence GTGGGCCAATCGAACCGCCAACGCAGATTGCCGCGCCCGCTGTCGCTGGTCACGGGCCTGACCTACCTCTTCCTCTACGCGCCCATCCTCGTCCTCGTCGGGCTCTCTTTCAACAGCTCGCGCTTCAGCACCGTCTGGCGCGGCTTCACCTGGAAGTGGTATCAGCTCGCCTGGCAGGACGCCGGGCTGATCGCGGCGCTGCGAATGAGCCTGATTGTTGGGCTAATAACGACGCTGCTGGCAACAATCATCGGCAGCGCGGCGGCGCTCGCCCTGGCGCGTTACCGCGTGCGCTTGCGGCGCGCCACAGAGGCGCTGGCCGTGCTGCCGGTAATCATCCCCGAAATTGTCATTGGCTTTTCGACCGCCGCGCTGTTCGGGGCAATCGGTTGGGCGTTCGGCGTCAGCACGATTGTGGCGGCGCACGTCGCGTTTTCAATCTCGTACGTGATCTTCATTGTGCGGGCGCGCGCCGCGGGATTGGATGCGACGCTCGAAGAAGCGGCGATGGACCTGGGTGCGACGCCCTGGCAAACCTTTACGAAGGTCACATTGCCGCTGTTGCTGCCGGCCATCGTATCAGCCGCACTGTTGGTCTTCACGCTCTCGCTTGATGATTTTGTGATCACCAGTTTCGTCGCAGGGCCGGGGGCAGCGACCTTGCCGCTGAAGATTTATTCGATGGTCAAGACCGGCGTGACGCCGGAGATCAATGCCATCTCAACTGTCTTACTGGCGGTGACGGTCTTGCTGGTAGTGATTTCCGACCGGCTGGCGGCGGGCCGAAAAACGCGCTGGACGGTGGCCTCTGGCGCCGTCGCGGCGCTGTTGCTGGTCGTCTTCGCGCTCGGCGGTCAGGGTCACAATGCCAGGGGCGGCGAGCTGAACATCTACATCTGGTCGAACTACCTGCCCGACAATGTGATTGCCGAGTTTGAGCGTCGCTATGATGCGAAGATCAACGTCGAGCTTTACGATTCCAACGAGGCGCTGCTCGCCAAGCTGCAATCGGGCGGCGCGACTTTCGACATTGTCGTGCCGAGCGATTACATGGTGACGATTCTGAAAGGGCAGGGCTTGATCGAAGAGATTGATCGGGACCCGCTGACCAACTTTTCAAACCTCGACCCGCAGTTTGTTGGCCTGGCTTATGACCCGGCGAATCAATTCTCCATCCCTTATATGTGGGGGACGACCGGGATCGCCTATCGGAAGGATAAAGTCGCCGGGCCGATAGAGAGCTGGTCGGCGCTATGGGACGCGGGTTACAAAGACCGGCTAGCGATGCTCGATGACGTCCGCGAAACCTTCGGCGCGGCTTTGAAGTCAATGGGGAAATCGCTCAACGACACAGAGCCGCAAGACCTCGCCGCGGCGGCGGATTTGCTGATCCGGCAGAAGCCATTGTTGAAAGCCTATGACAGCGGCGGCTTCGATCAACTGCTGTTGTCGGGCGACGTGTGGGTCGCGCAAGCCTACAGCGGGCAGATCGCCAAGGCGATGGCCGAAAATAGTAACATCGGCTACGTCATTCCCAAGGAAGGCTGCACGATGTTTGTGGACAATCTCTGCATACCGCGCGCCGCAAAGAACCGGGCGCTGGCGGCCGCCTTTATCAACTTCGTGATGGAGGCGAAGACGGCAGCCGACATTGCAAACGGGACGGGGTACTCATCGCCGAACCTGGCGGCACGGGCTTACATTCGGCCCGAGCTATTAACGAATGAAGCGGCCTACCCGCCGCGCGAGTCTCTTGGGCGCTGTGAATTGATCCAGGAAATCGGCGCGGCCATAACAACTTTTGACCGCTACTGGACGGAGATCAAATCAAGGTGA
- a CDS encoding MotA/TolQ/ExbB proton channel family protein codes for MTIPGGFLFSLLQSAPTPRSSLVELLLRASPIAKAVLILLVIFSVYSWAIIITKWLWLRRAEQATGSFLSRFRGGAKLSDLYGEAEKNESPIARVFLAGYDEITGQLDEAGGQVRSLDALSRVLQSETIAQVSRMERSLSWLATTANASPFIGLFGTVVGIIIAFQGLSTAAGSSIQAVAPGIAEALIATAAGIAAAVPAAIFYNQFLNRVKTLTATLDRFSLELLNLVERHYAKAKL; via the coding sequence TTGACGATACCGGGAGGATTTCTCTTTTCGTTGCTGCAATCCGCGCCGACGCCCCGCAGTTCTCTGGTTGAGTTGCTCCTGCGCGCCAGCCCCATCGCCAAAGCGGTCCTTATCCTCCTCGTGATTTTCTCGGTCTATTCCTGGGCAATCATCATCACCAAATGGCTGTGGTTGCGGCGCGCCGAGCAGGCGACAGGGAGTTTTCTGTCGCGCTTTCGTGGCGGCGCTAAACTTTCGGACCTTTATGGCGAAGCCGAGAAAAACGAAAGCCCCATCGCCCGCGTCTTCCTTGCCGGTTACGACGAGATTACCGGCCAGTTGGACGAGGCCGGCGGCCAGGTGCGCAGCCTCGATGCGCTGAGCCGTGTGCTGCAATCGGAGACCATCGCCCAGGTTAGCCGCATGGAACGCAGTTTAAGCTGGCTGGCGACAACCGCAAACGCCTCGCCGTTCATCGGACTGTTCGGCACGGTCGTCGGCATCATCATCGCGTTTCAGGGACTCAGCACGGCGGCGGGCTCTTCGATACAGGCCGTCGCTCCGGGCATCGCCGAAGCGCTGATCGCGACTGCCGCCGGCATTGCCGCGGCGGTGCCGGCGGCGATCTTTTACAATCAGTTTCTCAACCGCGTCAAAACCCTGACGGCGACGCTCGACCGCTTCTCGCTGGAACTGCTGAACCTGGTCGAGCGCCATTACGCTAAAGCGAAGCTGTAA
- a CDS encoding TonB C-terminal domain-containing protein, with the protein MSARRQRIESENGMTPRLGVAISLALHGAIIIALLLATSRWMTTEIVAAGPGEGGEGGGGAIDVGVSDPSAILGFAKPQPISQIGDRDNAVNNANVEHKPRDEETEDVVPRTDKEPLDPKSLKTDKPVVNQTERIFTGKEERGKTDPTTPQVGRTYGTPTPTMRGGVAIGSGSGSGAGLSGGTEYGGRIQAIFSRNYNPPQADAPAVQTVIISIRISRDGRILDVVNGRVNPSSIRQRAQMGQVNYAAERAIIASDPLPPVPSWFKPEAGTFEVNLIFRYPK; encoded by the coding sequence GTGAGCGCGAGACGACAACGCATTGAATCGGAAAACGGCATGACGCCGCGCCTCGGCGTCGCCATCTCCCTTGCCCTGCACGGTGCCATCATAATCGCGCTCTTGCTTGCCACTTCGCGCTGGATGACCACCGAAATCGTCGCCGCCGGGCCGGGCGAGGGCGGCGAAGGCGGCGGCGGCGCGATTGATGTCGGCGTCAGCGACCCTTCGGCGATTCTCGGATTCGCCAAGCCTCAACCCATCTCGCAAATCGGCGACCGCGACAACGCCGTCAACAACGCCAACGTCGAGCACAAGCCGCGCGACGAGGAAACCGAAGACGTCGTCCCGCGCACGGACAAAGAACCGCTCGATCCCAAATCGCTGAAGACCGACAAGCCTGTGGTCAATCAGACGGAGCGCATCTTTACCGGCAAAGAAGAGCGCGGCAAGACCGATCCGACGACGCCGCAGGTCGGTCGAACCTATGGCACGCCGACGCCGACAATGAGGGGCGGCGTCGCCATCGGCTCGGGCAGCGGCAGCGGCGCAGGTCTGTCGGGAGGCACTGAATACGGGGGGCGCATTCAAGCCATCTTCAGCCGCAATTACAACCCGCCGCAGGCCGATGCGCCAGCCGTGCAAACCGTCATCATTTCTATTCGCATCAGCCGCGATGGCCGCATTCTCGACGTCGTGAATGGCCGCGTCAATCCGTCGAGCATTCGCCAGCGGGCGCAGATGGGGCAGGTCAATTACGCCGCCGAGCGTGCGATCATTGCCTCCGACCCGCTGCCGCCTGTGCCCTCTTGGTTCAAGCCCGAGGCCGGCACTTTTGAAGTCAATCTTATTTTCCGTTACCCGAAATGA
- the tldD gene encoding metalloprotease TldD — MANDAIRFFLSRFGLTVGQIEGLLATALARGGDYADLYFEYRVNNSVALEERIIKSTARSVAQGVGVRVIAGEKTGYAYTAEIAFDTIGQAALTASFIARGTGTNEQIGVNATPMARDLYDVQAPLSSVELGRKIELLRQADEAARAFDRRIREVQVGVHDEMKYVMIATSDGRLVGDVQPLARMGMTCIADDDGNRQAGRGGGGGRVGIEFFEGALTPQAMAQTVAAQAIIQLEAVPAPAGTMEVVLGPGWPGILLHEAVGHGLESDFNRKGSSAFTGRLGERVASELCTVVDDGTLPGRRGSLNVDDEGQPTERTVLIEDGILRGYLSDHLNAELMGNAATGNGRRQSYKHIPLPRMTNTFMLAGDSDPREIIRSVRRGLYAVQFGGGQVDITNGEFAFSASEAYLIEDGKVTAPVRGATLRGNGPEALKQVTAVGNDLELDLGVGICGKEGQMIPVGVGLPTIKISEMTVGGTRA, encoded by the coding sequence ATGGCCAACGATGCAATCCGCTTTTTCCTCTCGCGCTTTGGGCTGACCGTCGGGCAGATCGAAGGCCTGCTGGCAACGGCGTTGGCGCGTGGCGGCGATTACGCCGATCTTTATTTCGAATACCGCGTCAATAACAGTGTGGCGCTCGAAGAGCGCATCATCAAATCAACCGCCCGATCTGTCGCTCAGGGTGTCGGCGTGCGTGTCATCGCAGGCGAGAAGACCGGCTATGCCTATACGGCGGAGATTGCCTTTGACACGATAGGCCAGGCGGCGCTGACGGCGAGCTTCATCGCCCGCGGCACGGGGACGAATGAACAGATTGGCGTCAACGCGACGCCGATGGCGCGCGACCTCTACGACGTGCAGGCGCCGCTCTCTTCAGTCGAGCTGGGCCGCAAGATCGAGCTGCTGAGGCAGGCCGATGAAGCGGCGCGGGCTTTTGACCGGCGCATTCGCGAGGTGCAGGTTGGCGTCCACGACGAGATGAAGTACGTGATGATCGCGACCTCCGACGGGCGGCTCGTGGGTGACGTGCAGCCGCTGGCGCGCATGGGGATGACTTGCATTGCCGACGACGATGGCAACCGGCAGGCGGGGCGCGGCGGCGGCGGCGGGCGCGTCGGCATCGAATTCTTCGAAGGCGCGTTGACGCCTCAGGCGATGGCGCAGACGGTCGCGGCGCAGGCGATCATCCAGCTCGAAGCGGTGCCGGCCCCCGCGGGAACGATGGAAGTGGTGCTGGGGCCGGGCTGGCCGGGGATTCTGCTGCATGAAGCCGTCGGCCACGGGCTGGAATCGGATTTCAACCGCAAAGGCTCTTCGGCATTCACCGGCAGGCTGGGCGAGCGCGTCGCTTCGGAATTATGCACGGTGGTTGATGACGGCACGCTTCCGGGGCGGCGCGGCTCGCTCAACGTTGATGATGAGGGCCAGCCGACCGAGCGCACGGTGTTGATCGAAGACGGCATTCTGCGCGGCTATCTGAGCGACCACTTGAATGCCGAATTGATGGGCAATGCGGCAACCGGGAACGGGCGGCGACAGAGCTATAAGCACATCCCTCTGCCGCGAATGACCAACACCTTCATGCTGGCGGGCGACAGCGACCCGCGAGAGATTATCCGCTCAGTGAGGCGCGGGTTATACGCCGTGCAATTCGGCGGCGGCCAGGTTGATATCACCAACGGCGAGTTTGCTTTTTCTGCCTCGGAGGCTTACCTGATTGAAGACGGCAAGGTGACGGCGCCTGTGCGCGGCGCGACGCTCAGGGGGAATGGTCCGGAAGCGCTCAAGCAGGTCACGGCGGTTGGCAATGACCTGGAGCTCGACCTCGGCGTCGGCATATGCGGCAAGGAAGGCCAGATGATTCCAGTTGGCGTTGGCCTGCCGACGATCAAGATCAGTGAGATGACGGTCGGCGGCACACGCGCATAG
- the lolA gene encoding outer membrane lipoprotein chaperone LolA has translation MQSKYSRMQGLAADFTQAYFGADGRALQESGHLVLKRPARARWEYTQPERKLFLSDGKQIYFYVQGEKQATVTSVKASADPQIPFLFLLGRGNLRRDFQRIELAANEHPVDAGNLVLRLVPKRAPDEFKQLLVEVSPASLAVRRMVIFERNGARMDFTLSNIRENVVAPESDFHFTPPPGVTLRKAQ, from the coding sequence TTGCAAAGCAAATACTCGCGCATGCAGGGACTCGCGGCGGATTTCACACAGGCCTATTTCGGCGCCGACGGGCGCGCCCTTCAAGAGTCCGGTCACCTTGTTCTCAAACGACCGGCGCGCGCGCGGTGGGAGTATACGCAGCCTGAGAGGAAACTCTTTCTTTCAGACGGCAAACAAATCTACTTTTATGTCCAAGGCGAGAAGCAGGCGACGGTGACCTCCGTCAAAGCCTCAGCCGACCCGCAGATTCCCTTCCTCTTTCTCCTCGGACGCGGCAACCTGCGGCGTGACTTTCAGCGCATCGAGCTGGCCGCCAATGAACACCCCGTTGATGCCGGCAACCTCGTGCTGCGGCTCGTCCCGAAACGCGCCCCCGATGAATTCAAGCAGCTCTTGGTCGAGGTCTCGCCCGCTTCGCTCGCCGTCCGCCGCATGGTGATCTTCGAGCGCAATGGCGCACGCATGGACTTCACCCTCTCGAATATCCGCGAGAATGTCGTCGCCCCCGAAAGCGATTTTCACTTCACGCCGCCGCCCGGAGTGACGCTCCGCAAGGCGCAATAA